TTAAATGTAAATAACGGTAACCAGGTGCAGCCTCATCTAAGGCAAAATTTTCACTTAAAGGCTTAAACTGTGCACAGGTTGCAGGTGTCGATAAAAACTGGATATTGTTCCAGACATGAATCGACTCCTGATGGACATGCCCAAACAATACTGCTTTAATATGGGTAAATTGTGACAACAACGTGGTAAGTTGATCGGTATTTTTAAGTTTGTGCTGATCAATCCACTGTGAATGCATCTCAAAAGGATGATGATGACAGGCTAAAATCACAAATTTATCTTGAGTTTGTTGCAGCAAGTGCGTTAAGTGAAGCAGTTGTTCAGTCTGAATCCAACCATCCACTTGTTTGGGAACTGCACTATTGAGCAAAATAAAGCACCAATCGCCTATTTCTACACATGCAGGTTCAGGAAGAGGCATTAAAAAAGGAAATAAGCTGAGGTCATCATGATTTCCTGGAATTTGGAAAAAAGGAATGCCTAAGCTCTGCATATACGCTTGATAGCGTTGATAGGTTTCAGTCGTGGCTTGCTGAGCTAAATCACCTGTATGTACAATCGCATCGATATGTGGATGTTCTTGTAAGATTTGTGCAATCACAGCATGAAAATTTTGTTCGGGTGAAATACCAATAAAATGCTCATTGGGGTCAGTCATCAAATGTGTATCTGAGATCTGAATAATAACAGGCTCACGATTTTTCGAGTTGATCTGATATGTGGACATGTCGATCCCTCTATAACGTATTCAACGATGAAATGTGTTGTTTTAACCATTGTAATGCGATAATAATCGGCGCATTACACAGACGACTTCCCGTCAAAAGCTCATCCAAAACAGCATAATCTAAAATATGCAGTTGAATATTTTCCCCTTCATCTGCGACACCAAAAATACCACCTGTCTCAGGCAGTTCTGCTTGGGCAGTGTAAAGATGGAAAATTTCATTACATGCGCCTGCGGATGGGTAAAAACTAAAGATATGGTGTAGTTGACTGAGTTCACAGCCTGACTCTTCTAGACTTTCTCTACGAATGCAACTTTCAGGGGATTCATCAGCATCAAGTACCCCTGCAATAATTTCCAGTTGCCAAGGTGAAACAATATCGTCCATTGCCCCAATACGAAACTGTTCAATTAAGGCAAATTTTTGTTGTTGATCATTATAAATCAGTACACCCGCAGCTTCTTTGCGTTGAATGAGCTCTCTTTGAATCGTCGGTGTATAGGTATTTTTTTGAAATAAGCGATGTCTTAAACTAACTTTTTCGACACGTATAAAACCTGAATACAATATGTCACGAGATTGTATTTCAACATCTTGATGAGAGTAAGTCGCACGTTGGATAATATTCATGTATGAAAAAATTAGGATGAAACGTAGTCGTTCCATCCTAACGGAGAATTGATTAAAGACAAATCATTTTTTAAAGCTTTAAACTTTATGGTACAACTTTTGTCCATGTTCCTGATAAGCGGTTTTCATGGCAGCGAGACCTGCTTCAACATCAGGATTCACTTGAGTATTTTGCTCAACTTTATCTTGATTTTGTGCATAATCACGCACATTTTGCGTAATTTTCATTGAACAGAATTTTGGACCACACATTGAACAGAAGTGCGCTGATTTGTGCGCTTCTTTAGGCATGGTTTCATCATGCATTGACCGAGCTGTATCAGGATCCAAACTTAAATTAAATTGATCTTCCCATCGGAACTCAAAACGTGCTTTAGATAAAGCATTGTCACGAACCTGCGCACCCGGATGACCTTTGGCAAGGTCGGCAGCGTGTGCCGCAATTTTATAAGTGATGATACCGTCTTTCACATCTTTCTTATTCGGTAGGCCCAAATGCTCTTTCGGAGTCACATAGCAGAGCATCGCTGTGCCATACCAACCAATCATGGCTGCGCCGATTGCCGAAGTAATATGGTCATAACCTGGTGCAATATCAGTTGTCAGTGGACCAAGCGTATAGAATGGTGCTTCTTGACAAACTTCAAGCTGCAGATCCATATTTTCTTTCACCATATGCATAGGCACATGTCCTGGACCTTCGATCATCACCTGTACGTCATGTTTCCATGCACGATGTGTGAGCTCACCTAAAGTACGTAATTCAGAAAATTGAGCTTCATCATTGGCATCTTGAATACAACCTGGACGTAAACCATCACCTAGACTGAACGATACGTCATAGGCTTTCATGATTTCACAGATTTCATCAAAATGGGTGTAAAGGAAGTTTTCTTCATGATGCGCCAGACACCACTGTGCCATGATAGAACCACCACGAGACACGATGCCTGTTAAACGATTTGCGGTCATTGGAACATAACGCAATAACACACCTGCATGAATAGTAAAGTAATCGACACCTTGCTCAGCTTGTTCAATCAGTGTGTCCTTGAATATTTCCCAAGTGAGGTCTTCAGCTACACCATCGACTTTTTCTAAAGCTTGGTAAATTGGTACAGTTCCAATCGGTACAGGTGAGTTACGAATAATCCATTCACGAGTTTCATGAATATTTTTACCTGTCGATAAGTCCATGATGGTGTCAGCTCCCCAACGGGTTGCCCATGTCATTTTTGACACTTCTTCATCAATCGATGAACCCAATGCTGAGTTACCAATATTGGCATTAATTTTCACCAAGAAATTACGTCCAATAATCATGGGTTCGCATTCAGGATGGTTAATATTGGCAGGAATAATGGCACGACCTTCGGCAACTTCTTTACGCACAAATTCAGGGGTGATTTCCATCAGATTACGTGCACCAAAGTTTTGTCCTGCATGTTGACGCATATCTACGCCTTCACGCTGACGCTGATTTTCACGAATCGCAATGTATTCCATTTCAGGGGTAATAATGCCTTGTTTGGCATAGTGCATTTGAGAGACATTTTTACCTGCTTTAGCACGACGAGGTTTTTGAATATGCGCAAAGCGAATGTCTGCAGTACGAATATCTTTTAAGCGTTCCTGACCAAAAGCAGACGTTAAGGTGTCGAGGCGTTCTGTATCTGCACGCTCCTCAATCCATGTTTCGCGAACATTGGGTAAACCTTTATTCAGGTCAATCTGTACATTAGGGTCGGTATACACGCCTGAAGTGTCATAGACCATGATGGGTGGATTTTTTTCACCGCCTAAGCCTGTTGGCGTATCGGTCAGTTCAATTTCACGCATTGGGACTTGGATGTCAGGACGTGAACCTTGGATATAGACTTTTTTAGATGCAGGTAAAATACGAGTCAGATCTTTAGCTTCTTGCTCATGTTGTGCAAGTTGATCGACAGGGGATAGATTCGTTAATTGGTTCATTGCAATGATCCTTATGAATGACATCAACGAATCAAGCACGACCAAAAACAGGGGGCAGTGACATCTATTTTCTGGCTATCATTTACATTTATGTCTGTAAATTCAGGTATTTCTACAAAAATAGTGAAACTTTTTGCTGCAGTTTTTAGGTGGGCTTGATTCCTACGCAGGTTTTAACCTGATCAGGTTCAACGGTACTCATCTTCATTAGATGATCTCAGCGAGGGCATACTCGCGCTCCGTCAAGCGATGCCACGATACTAACATGACATGTCGAAAAAAACATCTAGATTTAATGGCATGGTTAAGGGGTGTCATTGCATAAAGCATACTGATGACAATCACGGCGATCATTGCGTGGTTTTAAGTTCATGTATTGTTTTACAAAATCATATGCTTGTTGTTCGTCACTTAATGTTGTTGCTGGCTCGGCCAATGCTTCAGCATAAAATTGTGCACTGAGCACGAGCGGTGTATCAGGTTGTCTACTTAGCCAATCGAGGGCTTGTTGGGTTTCAGGCTGAATGGTGAAATGATGCTTAGAAAAGCTAAATGCAGGTGAATTCTCTGAGCCGATAAAGATCAAATACTGATACTCATTCAATAATAATTCAGCATCTTTAATATACCTACTCTGTGGATATTGTTTGATATAGTTTTCCCAAAATAATGCACGTTCAGCAAGCGCCTGACCTGAAATCGCAATGGCTGCATCTGAATATAAAATATCGGCATTGTCCTTTGCCATGCGTTGTATAAAAACCGCTTCGGCTTGAGGTAAGTAAGCAGCAAACATATCTACTGTATATTTCGGATGTTGTTTAAGTTCAAAATAACCTTCACCTACATCTAGAAATTGAATGTATTGTTTACCCACTTGATCCATTAAATATTGATCGCGCTGTGGTAAATTTTTCTTGATCGTTGCAGCATCTCCCTGTCCTAAATCTTTTGCATTGTCAGGGTAAAATAGAGCATAACCATAGGCATTTAGCCCTTGCATCGATTCATCCCCTGAAGATGTTGTTAAAAAACGCTGATACATCAAATTTGTGCTTTCAAGCAGTTGATAAATTTGTGTATGGTTGAGGTTTTTTATACATTTTTTCAGTGTGCTATTGGTCACTGCAAGTTGTTGAATCGAACTTTTTTGATCAATTTGAGACAGAATTGCTTTGGTGTCAGAAAAACAATCCACAGTTGTTAATATGTGCTGTACTTTTTCTTGTGTTATGTCAGGTTGTTCTGTTGCCTGATTTTTTTGCTGACAAGCACTGAGCGTCATACAACAGAGCAGGGAAGAAACTATTTTTTTCATGAAGTTGGCTTTATTGTTAAATCTATGAATTTAAAAATGGAAGTCGGTTGCAAAGACCGATTTGATGAGCATACCTAAAATCAGATGAATGAAGAACATTTTTGCTTAACAAAATATAGATCAGTTAGTTATCTGGTGACATACAAATAGAATCATTAAAACAATCACGACTTTTCGGCGTTAGACTCACATTTTTTAAATTTAAAAACTGATTGAGCTGTGCCACAGCCAATTGATGAGGATCATTTTTGACTTGATTGTATTGGGAGGCTGGCAACACAATTTTCTCTAAGCGTTGTTCAGGTGTCATGTTGATGTATTCAACAAATTTATGCGCCTGCTTGGCTAAAGTACTGTCATTTTGTTGCGATAACGCTTCTATTTCCAACCAAACCGATGCTGAAATGTCACTCGCGTCAATATACTGCTCTGAAACAGGAGATGTTTCTAAACCCTTGAATAATAAAGCCTGATAAGTTTGAGCTAAATATTGTGCATCTTTTAAATAATGACTTTTGGGATAACTTTGAATATAACTTTCCCAAAAAATAGCCCGTTGAACAATTTCACTTGGCGTAATATTCAGCTTTTGATTTTGCAATAAG
The DNA window shown above is from Acinetobacter piscicola and carries:
- the cpdA gene encoding 3',5'-cyclic-AMP phosphodiesterase — its product is MSTYQINSKNREPVIIQISDTHLMTDPNEHFIGISPEQNFHAVIAQILQEHPHIDAIVHTGDLAQQATTETYQRYQAYMQSLGIPFFQIPGNHDDLSLFPFLMPLPEPACVEIGDWCFILLNSAVPKQVDGWIQTEQLLHLTHLLQQTQDKFVILACHHHPFEMHSQWIDQHKLKNTDQLTTLLSQFTHIKAVLFGHVHQESIHVWNNIQFLSTPATCAQFKPLSENFALDEAAPGYRYLHLKSDGQFESAIFRLKDYNQTINNEISGY
- a CDS encoding NUDIX domain-containing protein, producing MNIIQRATYSHQDVEIQSRDILYSGFIRVEKVSLRHRLFQKNTYTPTIQRELIQRKEAAGVLIYNDQQQKFALIEQFRIGAMDDIVSPWQLEIIAGVLDADESPESCIRRESLEESGCELSQLHHIFSFYPSAGACNEIFHLYTAQAELPETGGIFGVADEGENIQLHILDYAVLDELLTGSRLCNAPIIIALQWLKQHISSLNTL
- the thiC gene encoding phosphomethylpyrimidine synthase ThiC, with the translated sequence MNQLTNLSPVDQLAQHEQEAKDLTRILPASKKVYIQGSRPDIQVPMREIELTDTPTGLGGEKNPPIMVYDTSGVYTDPNVQIDLNKGLPNVRETWIEERADTERLDTLTSAFGQERLKDIRTADIRFAHIQKPRRAKAGKNVSQMHYAKQGIITPEMEYIAIRENQRQREGVDMRQHAGQNFGARNLMEITPEFVRKEVAEGRAIIPANINHPECEPMIIGRNFLVKINANIGNSALGSSIDEEVSKMTWATRWGADTIMDLSTGKNIHETREWIIRNSPVPIGTVPIYQALEKVDGVAEDLTWEIFKDTLIEQAEQGVDYFTIHAGVLLRYVPMTANRLTGIVSRGGSIMAQWCLAHHEENFLYTHFDEICEIMKAYDVSFSLGDGLRPGCIQDANDEAQFSELRTLGELTHRAWKHDVQVMIEGPGHVPMHMVKENMDLQLEVCQEAPFYTLGPLTTDIAPGYDHITSAIGAAMIGWYGTAMLCYVTPKEHLGLPNKKDVKDGIITYKIAAHAADLAKGHPGAQVRDNALSKARFEFRWEDQFNLSLDPDTARSMHDETMPKEAHKSAHFCSMCGPKFCSMKITQNVRDYAQNQDKVEQNTQVNPDVEAGLAAMKTAYQEHGQKLYHKV